The Oncorhynchus mykiss isolate Arlee chromosome 27, USDA_OmykA_1.1, whole genome shotgun sequence sequence CACACAAAATAAAATGAGCAACTGCAGCCCCttatgatgagttcagatttgtTTGTGTCCCCCATCCCTGCTCTACAACATTCACATGGGTCCTGATGCCCATTCATGTGCCCTGTAAGTATATATGGATAGCCATTGTTATCTTACTGCAGTCTGTGGCCCCCAGGTGCTGCACTGTACAGGCCACATGCGTGTGTGCTGCAGTGGCGAGGATTCATCACCTCCTGCAGGCAGCTTCATGACAGTGCTGTGTGAGCCCATCCCCCATCCGTCTAGTGTGGAGTTCCCCTTGGACCGGAGCACGTTCCTCACTCGACACAGCATGGACCTGTGCTTCACACACTGCGATGGCAGGTGAGGCTGAGCGAACACACACTTTTGTGCCggttctgttgcaaaacatttcttcAACGTGATGTAAAATATGTTGGGTTCTTAAACGGAAGTTGTAGTTGATTTAAATGTTATGATTTCCACGCGTTGCCATTCCAATCCGAAAAGTGTTTGGCTCCAGCTGCCCTTCTACAAATGAATGGGGgggcaggaccgagtttgggaaaccctgcttgATAGTGGAGGGAAGTCCTGGGGTCGCTTCCAACTTCTTCCAGAcgcaatttttattttttaagagcGACACGACTGAACTGCAATTTCCGTTTAAGAACAAAATGCAACTCAACAGCGTTTGGAGTGAAGTTTTGTTTTGCAAAACGTTTTTGCAACAGAATCACAGAATACACCCATGATTAAACCAGACCGAACGCTCACTTTTAggctagtacacacacacacacacacacccacatcccGTTAGCCGGTAATAGCAGGCTTTTGTTCGAACaagttaattttatttttttgcagatGGAAATACGTTTGACTGGGCATATCAgtctataggttaatttgcataatcTAGTGAAATTTAATTGGtgcgtgtgtacagtatatttgttATGTAGGTGTACAGTATATTTGTTATGTAGGGGTACAGTATATTTGTTATGTAGGGGTACAGTATATTTGTTATGTAGGGGTACAGTATATTTGTTATGTAGGGGTACAGTATATTTGTTATGTAGGGGTACAGTATATTTGTTATGTAGGGGTACAGTATTTATGTAGGGGTACAGTATTTATGTAGGGGTACAGTATTTATGTAGGGGTACAGTATATTCGTTATGTAGGGGTACAGTATTTATGTAGGTGTACAGTATATTCGTTATGTAGGTGTACAGTATTTATGTAGGTGTACAGTATATTTGTTATGTAGGGGTACAGTATATTTGTTATGTAGGGGTACAGTATATTCGTTGTATCTTATTTATCACCCgcatacagatacagagcctttGAGTGGAAAATCTGTCAGACCTCACAAGAGGTGCTGCTGCACCTGGGAACTCtgaaaatacgaggtcaaatcatgacatctGTGATCTTCAGGTTTGAAAGTCGGAGCTATAGCAAGAGGCCCgtgttggaattccgagttggatgactgttcaaaacaaatttcacaacaAAAGTTTTCCCGTTAATTGCATTCAGAATTCAGTAAGAAGGACCGCACGTCGTTGCATCCtcgacttgcatgttctgttaatacGAGTTACCATATTCTAAAAGTGGTTTCTGTcactctgagcaccgtgggtagactccctaatcaggttacgcacTTAGTGCATATTGGTCCGGTACATTTCTCAAATATCTGGTCAATTAAAATGTTGCCGGTCAAATGTCCTCTGTCACATTTTCCGAACAGAaaccctgatacacacacacacacacacacacgcaatgtaAAGGGGATTGTCAAGTGAATAAAAGCtggggttggaaccggttcagggaaccgCACCAAAAAACGTAAAAGAGGAACGGAAACAGAACCGGCAACGAAAGTGTTCAATCTCCagtgttccggaacagaaccgttattttcAAATCTTGAGAACCGTTTAATAATAttttttgtttaaaatatatGCATAATATCTagtatataatgatgtaattCAGTGAAGTGCTGATGCTAGTAATAGCCTAAACACATTCCAAGTCATGCCATGATGTTCAGAACTTCAAGCCCCCTAAAAGTTCACCcctttttctcgctctctcaccACTCATGAAATTTCAGTCGCACCTGCACTTGTATGCCCAATCAAACCACATGTAAACTACTTGCTCACCTGTTCCGTAGCAAGCTTCTCTATCTACGCTAATTGGTGGAGTAAATGAATGAGCTGAATGTAAAATAATGTTGATTTCACAAGTTAAAAAAATTACGAAAAGGAACTAAATAAACCATTACTTTTGGGTGGATTTGAcccggttcagaactttattataTTATAGGAGTTCAGAACAGAATGATTGGGAAATGATTTTGGTTCCCAACCCCTGAATAAAAGAGGAGCAGTTGCCGATATATCAATCATAAATCAATTATATTTCATATGTTGCAACAGGGAGACAACCTCCAACATAGAAAAAGTCTGCCTGGACTCCTCGGATAAGGCCCTTCATCCACTATCAGCAGACAACTGTTCTGTCAACAAGGTCATTAAATATTCTCAGACTGCAGCTAAATCAGTGGCCTTAGCCACCGTCGGCACAGATTACCAGAAAGTATACCATCGGCACTTAAACAGGTCAAAGGTCTGTTTTTAAGAAGTTAAAAGATATCAGTAGTCAGTTAAAACGGATAATTATAGACTAACAGAAAACTACTTAACCAAACATGTCATtaacatagcagcacccactcgtagcacgtgctccagcaggtatatctcactggtcaccccaaagccaattcctcctttggtcatctttccttccagttctctgctgccaatgactggaacgaactgcaaaaatctctgaagctggagactcgtatctccctcactagctttaagcaccagctgtcagagcagctcacggatcactgcacctgttacatagcccatctgtaaacagcccatctatctacctacctcatccgcatacagtatttatttatttatttatttatttatttatttatttatcttgctcctttgcatcccagtatctctacttgcacattcatcttctgcacatctaccattccagtgtgtaattgctatattgtaattacttcaccaccatggcctatgtattgccttaactcccttatcttaccttatttgcactcactgtatatagactttttgttttcttttgttctactgcattattgactgttttgtttattccatgggtaacgctgtgttgttgtatgtgtcaaattgctatgctttatcttggccaggtcgcagttgcaaatgagaacttgttctcaactagtctacctggttaataaataaaggtgaaatttaaaataaaataaacattatatTAGCATGGCTAATTCCAGTTTCACCTCCTAGGGGAATGTATCCCTCGGGGTCTCTCCACATATACAATTATATTTATAACATATCATTAACAAATAAAATACAGGAAATCATTTAATAAAATCATTTCccactacacacagacagctggAGATGGTCATCCCCATACCGCGGGAAAGTTTATAACCATTGTTGCCCGCTCTCAGCGGGGCTCATAGAATTACAATAACTCATAACTAATTTACCCCAGCAGATTAAGATACCATGTTATACCATTCCCTCTTGCAATACTACCATACTACATCATCTCTGGTTGTTGACTCCAAGCTGACCTCTCACTCCTGACACCTCCTTCTGTCTCCACTGTCTTGCCAGGGTGTCAGAGCTAGTAGGATACGAGCCAGAAGATCTGATTGGCAAATCTGCCTACAAATTCCATCATGCCCTGGACTCAGATCATGTGACCAAGAGCCTGCACATCCGTGAGTCTCTGAGAGCAGTGTGGATTGTAGATGGAAGGGCCCATGCTAAAACATTGGTTTCACTGAACTAGACCGCAGTCCAAATTCAAAGTAGACAGCCCTCGGCCCTAAACGTAAAGTGTCACATTTACATGGCTAGCTAGTTTTATAGTTTGGTCATTTATTCCAATACATTTCAGAATTCCCAAACATGTTTATGAAGCTAGCTACTTTTTATAGGGTCCTCATTATGACACTAAGCAATTTGCCAATGATAAAATCATTGTaatctgtatatatacatatataatattttTTAATGCAAGCTAGCTTCATAATTTTGTCTGACATGCCGAAAAATGCAGCAGTTTTGATTAAATGTGACACTTTACGGCCACCGAAGTATGACGTGACTACAGTTTGCATTGAATTGTGGGTCATATCAAACACCACAAGTGATTAGTTCTTCACTCGCTCCCTTGAGCAAAATCAAGTGCTGAGGGGGCAATGTTACATCTTGATCACACCGATAGTGTTATTGTGCGAAATAGTaagcagcatcatctggatatgtgtgcaacaaatgttcaacattcaccttctgctaccatttgtCAAGCCGTCTACCAGACAGTTTGACGCTTACGTTCAATAAATCCAACATCTGCACCACACAGAACGTAATGCAACTGTCTCTGCAACGCAGTGCTGCAAGGAAATGAAtatacttctggtgtaccaaaatgccaTGACGCTGTCAAtcaaactgcatccagtttagACTGGGATTTCCTCCAAGGGAAAGTGACTAGCACGAGGGCTGAGGGGGGTCAAAATAACGTGTTTGGACTGCAGCCCTAGTCTCCTTTGTAACTTTATCATGTGACAAATGACAGTACTATGAGAGTATGTGTAACACTGTAACGTGTTATGCCTGTGAGTGATGCGTAAGTAACTTGACACTGTGAGTACTGGGGACGAAGTGTTGTTGTGACAGCTGTTGTCGGGCAGACTTGATATGCTACTGTTCAGCCTTTCCTCCTGGGTGCATGTGGGAAGCAGACTGGTCAGTGTGAACAGAGCCATGGACAAAGACATCAGAGCTACTGCTAGGCTCTGCTCGAATGCAtaggggtgtttctcaatatgcatactaccatgctccacaaTCTCATGCTCTGAGTGCATTCTCCCAGGACGTTCTCTTGAGCATGTTCTTGTGAGGATGAGAGTGTGGAGAACACAAACATtacatttaagaagcactcgcactcccccttactgtattacctcacactatACCTCCCCATTCCctgaaccttcttccagccaggGTAATGGCAACAATGGAGACcaaacaagatatacacaaagcaaacattgtacttcataattatcagctagctatactgacttgcctagtaaataaaggtttaataaatgTGAATCATTATAATctaactagccagctagttaaacaggcaaaaatgacctaaaactgTTTTGCAAGGTCAATTCTTCGTGGGTAGTTGGCCACAAATAATTGTTAGCTAGCCAGTTAGACCTACTGACTTACGCTTTGATCAAACCGATAGTTTTATTACGCGAAATAGTaagcagcatcatctggatatgtgtccaacaaaagttcaacattcgccttctgctaccatttctgccAAGCCGTCTACCAGACAGTTTGACGCTTACGTTCGATAAATACAATggatgcaccacacagaacgcactgcaactgcctctgcaacgcaacgCTGCAAGGCAAACGTAGCATTCCATTGGAAATTAATTgaacttctggtgtaccaaaatgcaataaCGCTGTTGTTACTCTGGGCTcgcaatctacgcacaatactgTGGGTATTGTAGGCAGGGTAACATCTCAAAATTAACACAGCATGTATTTATTAATGCATCAAGATAGAATATTGTATTCTGAcaacatatgagatgtgaatGGGCAACATTTAATTCCAAAGTCTGAGTTTATTTTTCTCTCGCTTCAGCTCAAAGAATGGCTGCCATTGATTTTCAAGAAATGTGCGTATTTCTTTTACGTGGTTGCTTCATATATCTGTGCATACTTTCCGTTGAAGCTTGTATCGACGCATGCTTCAAAATACATTCAAACGGGAGTACGCATTCGAGAAGTGCCCTCTGTACTCCGTTTCGCATACTTTGATTTAGACCGGCATGGTAGTATGCATTTAGAGAAACATCCATAGTCTATCATCAGACCACTGAGGCTTTGAGTAGCAACAATCATCACAGAGTTCTGATAAATGTAACAGCTGCGTAGTGGAGCGAGATACTCAAcgcttttttatttaaaaaaaaaatatatatccatcAAATATTGACTGAAATTATATCAGAAACAATTGTATAATAACAGACACGTATGTAATTCATCAGTTTTGGTGGGAATTCAGGTTTCATCTTTGACATATAATGTTATTTTGTGACAACCTAAAGCTTTCACCGTAGATTCCACTCATTCATGGTTGTTTTTTTGTCAAATCCTCTTGTATATTCAATATTAAGTGGTGACGATCTTTTTAAGAAAATTATAACCCCCAGTTTTATAATACAAATGCTGTGCTCTATAATTGACCAACGCTCAAATAGTTTACATTGTGTGGAAGATCGAAACCCGTATTTAGGAGATTTGGTGAGTTACTTTGTGAACATTTCAAATTATTTAATTATAACTTTTTTTAATGGCCCATAAAGGAACACTCACCTGTACAAAGATCGCTTTCTCCTCTGTCTTGTGGTATAAATATCGTCTTTGTGCATTTTAATCCCCATCCACGTGTCGGCGTTGTAAAAGATGCCGATCAAAATCTTCATATCGCTGTTGACATTTTGAAGGGAACCAGCATGTGTTTGAGCGGTTATGACAGACATTAGCGCAAACATAAAATCTACAGGAAAATTTGCATTGTACAAGCAAGGAATGGGCATTGATTTTCTTTTTAAACAAATCGACCCAACAACAATTATTTGACATTCATTTTACACCACACAAAAAAACAGGGAAGTAATGGCTGGAAAGGAGAATCCTGAGGTGGGCGGGGCATGCCTTTACTAGCTATTAGGAGTGCTACAGTGAAGTGGTCAACTtgaagtgtgcgtgtgtgccggTGGGTATATACACATGTTTTATCTGTGTACATTTATATGTGTACATTTCTAATTGTCAACCACTGACCTGTCCTACCCACTGCCCCTCCCCCATCCCAGTTCTGTCCAAAGGCCAGGTGTGCACCAGTCTATACCGTTTCCTGGCTAAGAGTGGGGGCTTCGTGTGGGCAGAGACGCAGGCTACAGTCATCTACAACAACAAGACCTCTCAACCAGAGGCTGTGGTCTGTCTTAACTTTATCCTCAGGTAATGCCccacctcctctcatctcctttttCATGACACATATGTTAATCCCTTTCCATTCTCCCTACTGTACATCTTCTCCATACTTATcatctgtcactgtctgtctgtctttgtgtctttcTCTCAGTGTGGTGGAGCAGGCGGATGTGGTGTTCTCAGTAGAGCAGACTGGCTGTGGGCTGAAGAGTGATCCTGTCTCTGAGGCCTCCGAGGAGACCGTGTGTGACAGTGACAACAGCAGCAGTGCAGAGCTCTCCCTCCAGCTGAAGGAGAACCCAGAGGACCTCCTCCAACTGGCCCCTGTCTCAGGAGACCCCATCGTACCCCTCACAGGTCATCCTCAAACTTGAATTCACACCTTAGTACTATACTAACGTGTGGTTAGTGTCTCCCCTGAGATTGAAAGTTTGGGAGTTTGTTCCCCGGTGGAATACCAAAAGATTCTGTGGCCTGAGGTCCTACGACAGACTCGTGTACTAGTAgatcaagctgcctcatgctacagaagcagcctcctgccctatgggccattctggctcagacGAGGCTGACTTACTACAAATTAATTCACTGTCATTAGTGCTCACAGGGCTTTTTATGTTTGTGCCTTGACATGTGTTTCTGCAGACTTTGCGGAGCCGTCGTTCAGTCTTCCATCAAGCTCTGACTCCGCCCCAGATTTCCCTCAGGAACTGTGCACCCCTGAGCTGTGGAAGCTCCTCTCACCCATATTCAGCAAGCTCACCTCATCAGCACCAGCGCTGGTAAGAACTTTAGTTGATTCTTAAATGTCAGTAAAGATACAGTATCTAGAGTCTAGTGTTCTCACTGATGAGGAGTCCACTATATATCTGTCCTCTTCAGATCCCCATTGAGGAGCTGCCAATAGAGGACGAGGTGGCGAAGTTGTTTGCGGTCTGTCCAGATGAGAGCGTGCAGAAGAGAAACCAGCCTGAGGTACATGCAGTATACAGCTGAACACATAATGATGTGCATGGTCGCCACACAATTACCTAGCTAGACCACACACAACAGAGCTGGATTTCTAGTGCTTTCCTATTTCTTCAATACCTCAAACTATTTTGAGAGAGGGACATTAGTAAGAGGGAGCCTATACCTGGGATTGAGCAGTCTGTCTCCTGTGCTGGTAGGACATGGAAGTGGTTGATCTGGACATGCTGGCTCCGTATATCTCCATGGATGATGATTTCCTGCTCAGCGTCCAGGTCCCTGAGACCCCTGACAGCCCCTCCCCAGAGCCCCCCACTGCTACCAGGAAACGGTAACCATCATCTACTCTACTGACCCACTGCTGTCTGGGTCACACCAGTGAGAGAGACAAGCCGACCGGTTGGATTTAGTGACAGTGGTGTTTGGATGTTTTGGAGTGACAGTGATGTTTTGGAGTGACAGTGGTGTTAGTAGTTTTGGAGTGACAGTGGTGTTAGTGGTGTGGGCTGTTTTGGAGTGACAGTGGTGTTGGCTGTTTTGGAGTGACAGTGGTGTTGGCTGTTTTGGAGTGACAGTGGTGTTGGATGTTTTGGAGTGACAGTGGTGTTTGGATGTTTTGGAGTGACAGATGGTGGTGTTTGGATGTTTTGGAGTGACAGAC is a genomic window containing:
- the LOC110507593 gene encoding hypoxia-inducible factor 1-alpha-like → MDTKEEPVGKRSSTDQRKVRSRDAARCRRSLETELFYKLAHTLPLPRRVSADLDKAAIMRVTLSFLRMHHLRSGDTSEDRVTDGDEDTVDAFYPRALAGFILVMTEEGDMIYLGDSVSKHLGIPQLELLGQSVYDFVHPCDQEELRELLAPRPGVSKKKPVQQHTEINFFLRMKSTLTSRGRTVNIKSATWKVLHCTGHMRVCCSGEDSSPPAGSFMTVLCEPIPHPSSVEFPLDRSTFLTRHSMDLCFTHCDGRVSELVGYEPEDLIGKSAYKFHHALDSDHVTKSLHILLSKGQVCTSLYRFLAKSGGFVWAETQATVIYNNKTSQPEAVVCLNFILSVVEQADVVFSVEQTGCGLKSDPVSEASEETVCDSDNSSSAELSLQLKENPEDLLQLAPVSGDPIVPLTDFAEPSFSLPSSSDSAPDFPQELCTPELWKLLSPIFSKLTSSAPALIPIEELPIEDEVAKLFAVCPDESVQKRNQPEDMEVVDLDMLAPYISMDDDFLLSVQVPETPDSPSPEPPTATRKRSHEQDEDMPSQLMSQDKRPRHLVSPIQHKLLLSYALLDCLEDVDNPELELGSIPHRRSQLLTDRDPILGEAQGLCDTAALMRDLFLSRPPDPLTSSLT